Proteins encoded by one window of Colletes latitarsis isolate SP2378_abdomen chromosome 5, iyColLati1, whole genome shotgun sequence:
- the LOC143341841 gene encoding zinc finger-containing ubiquitin peptidase 1 → MAASKPPEMNYTCEICGLEGFNDEEMRSHMVFYHLQGAATCPFCDLGEISPTEMLVHVNSAHLDYLTPSTPENDMMAFIDDDSLTDDRRHDECRGPSPSMSLRPPLLQNGWSSSSSLRVKQQQELPKSEPQNSSSNVNNNNNNNNTGNVNNVIEGAAGHGSPLRSGLNLQLRSHASPKLPVQECPMCPYSSDSPLKLEEHINRQHFDLTSPSFPPESPPSRDGIFNCPLCVTSFPNSSDLELHVNIEHKDILSPANGAASQSDLATIGSDTTVCPVCFSTSFKTNDDLTAHIEEHFSKKGTLSPITPDLSTDRLLAKDMERREKEVRKLREQREFEMLRAQYGMDNQGNFREQSVTNMQRAVYSGEMTIADYYERQSELRVAESSGIDDGSSCTRGLVSKIRAVSQACSNVLSTWMCSTVDHYATTYGDKGWGCGYRNLQMLISSLLQHTGYNELVYKAWSSGLGSGSSTKNPLRSSIPSISRLQKMIEWAWAQGFDTQGAEQLGGKLVNTRKWIGPTEVVILLSSLRIKCQLVDFYRPTNSDGGHPEMFNWVLQYFQRCDDFKPPLYLQHQGHSRTIIGVEQLRDGSITMLVLDPSHSPAQMAQFNSTSSALGAMRLVRKSIAAMKARQYQVVAVTGIMETELEYQQSKVLRLIRVPQDR, encoded by the exons ATGGCGGCCAGCAAACCACCTGAAATGAATTACACGTGCGAAATTTGCGGCCTGGAAGGCTTCAACGACGAGGAGATGAGATCTCACATGGTGTTCTATCATCTTCAAGGAGCAGCAACTTGTCCGTTTTGCGATTTAGGGGAAATTTCGCCAACGGAAATGTTAGTCCACGTTAACAGTGCTCACCTGGATTACTTAACGCCAAG TACCCCAGAAAATGACATGATGGCATTCATCGACGATGATTCATTGACAGATGATCGTAGGCACGATGAATGTCGTGGTCCTTCTCCATCTATGTCTCTACGCCCACCTCTTCTACAAAATGGATGGAGCAGTTCATCTAGTCTTCGTGTTAAACAACAACAAGAACTACCAAAGTCAGAGCCACAGAATTCTAGTTCTAATgtgaataataacaataataataacaacactGGAAATGTTAATAATG TAATAGAAGGAGCAGCTGGTCATGGTTCTCCACTGCGTTCAGGCCTAAATCTACAATTACGTTCCCATGCTTCGCCAAAACTTCCAGTACAAGAGTGTCCTATGTGCCCATATAGTtctgacagtccattaaagctagaAGAACATATCAATAGACAACATTTTGATCTCACTTCGCCGTCCTTTCCACCTGAATCTCCACCATCGCGCGATGGTATCTTTAACTGCCCCTTGTGCGTTACATCTTTCCCTAATTCTTCTGATCTTGAGCTACATGTTAATATAGAGCACAAAGATATATTAAG CCCTGCAAATGGCGCAGCTTCGCAGTCTGATCTAGCAACTATTGGCAGCGATACTACAGTATGTCCAGTTTGTTTTAGTACTTCGTTTAAAACCAATGATGACTTAACTGCACACATCGAAGAACATTTCAGCAAAAAGGGTACTCTGTCTCCGATAACTCCAGATTTGTCTACCGACAGATTGTTGGCAAAGGATATGGAAAGGCGCGAGAAAGAAGTTAGAAAATTGCGTGAACAACGAGAATTTGAAATGCTAAGAGCACAATATGGAATGGACAATCAGGGCAATTTTAGAGAACAGAGTGTCACTAATATGCAGCGGGCTGTGTATTCTGGTGAAATGACAATTGCTGATTATTATGAAAGACAAAGTGAACTCAGAGTAGCAGAGAGTAGTGGCATAGATGATGGCAGCTCTTGTACACGgg GTCTCGTTTCTAAGATACGAGCTGTCAGCCaagcatgtagtaatgtgttgagCACCTGGATGTGTTCCACTGTAGATCATTATGCCACTACTTACGGAGACAAAGGCTGGGGATGTGGCTATAGAAATTTACAAATGTTAATTTCATCGCTTTTGCAACATACAGGGTACAATGAGTTAGTTTATAAAGCGTGGAGTTCTGGCCTCGGTAGTGGTAGTTCTACCAAAAATCCACTTCGAAGTTCTATACCGTCGATCTCTAGACTTCAAAAAATGATAGAATGGGCTTGGGCTCAGGGTTTTGATACTCAAGGAGCAGAACAGTTAGGTGGGAAATTGGTGAATACTAGAAAATGGATTGGCCCTACAGAAGTAGTCATACTATTGTCTAGTTTGAGAATAAA ATGTCAGCTGGTAGACTTTTATAGGCCAACTAATTCCGACGGCGGGCATCCCGAAATGTTTAATTGGGTTTTACAATATTTTCAACGATGTGACGATTTTAAGCCACCCCTTTATCTACAGCATCAAG GTCATAGTAGAACAATAATAGGAGTAGAACAATTAAGAGATGGTTCGATAACTATGTTAGTACTTGATCCAAGTCATAGTCCAGCACAAATGGCACAATTTAATAGCACAAGTAGTGCACTTGGAGCAATGCGTTTGGTACGAAAATCGATCGCAGCAATGAAAGCAAGGCAGTATCAAGTTGTTGCAGTTACCGGTATCATGGAAACCGAATTAGAGTATCAA CAAAGCAAAGTATTACGTTTGATACGTGTACCCCAAGATAGGTGA
- the Cox17 gene encoding cytochrome c oxidase copper chaperone COX17, with translation MGIVNDKPSQVNAEPMAEQKSEKPLKPCCACPETKKIRDECIISKGEENCRHLIEAHKTCMRTLGFNI, from the exons ATGGGAATCGTGAACGATAAACCAAGCCAAGTAAATGCAGAACCAATGGCAGAACAAAAAAGTGAGAAACCTCTTAAACCTTGCTGTGCTTGTCCTGAAACGAAAAAGATAAGGGACGAGTG CATTATCTCTAAAGGCGAAGAAAACTGCCGTCATTTAATAGAAGCACATAAAACTTGTATGCGAACGTTAGGatttaatatataa